In Juglans regia cultivar Chandler chromosome 13, Walnut 2.0, whole genome shotgun sequence, the following proteins share a genomic window:
- the LOC118344209 gene encoding uncharacterized protein LOC118344209, translated as MRFGKKGKLSLRYVGPFEILDRIGPVAYRVALPPALSGVHNVFHVSMLRKYVPDPTHVIDYEPLQFQENLTYTEEPIRIVERKDQVLRNRTIPLVKVVWKNHSISEASWELEEEMQVRYPHLFVSDLDNL; from the coding sequence atgagatttggaaagaagggcaagTTGAGCCTTAGATACGTCgggccatttgagattcttgatcggattggaccagtggcttacagaGTAGCCCTACCACCAGCACTCTCAGGCGTACAcaatgtatttcatgtatctatgcTGAGGAAGTATGTACCTGACCCCACCCATGTTATTGATTACGAGCCTCTTCAATTTCAGGAAAATCTGACTTATACAGAAGAGCCGATACGGATTGTTGAGAGAAAAGACCAAGTACTACGAAATCGGACTATTCCATTGGTTAAAGTGGTATGGAAGAATCATTCTATCAGTGAAGCctcttgggaattagaagaagaaatgcAAGTCAGGTACCCACATTTGTTCGTCAGTGATCTTGATAACTTATGA
- the LOC118344210 gene encoding uncharacterized protein LOC118344210: MGVARLMEEAMRMQPKIGYKTLKKYLVLSAPISKKSELVHKALLVEQNLKRGAELQEQRKRAAPQGFPSSDQGKEVGSCFKCGKDGHFIRECPLLTENNRRPNPPQNFRPNNQGNNQQRTVPARVFALTPGEAENKDDVITRIILLFLNKTTILFDSGATHSFISMDYVKLCPIDADEMDYNLRVSTPTGDIVTCDKIILKCPITISGKEMLANLLVFPMIGFDVDKLLRDGCQGYLAFVVDEPKEELKVEEIPIVREYLEVFTEDLSGLPPEWEVEFAIELALGMAPLSKAPYQMAPSELAELKEQLQDLLDKDYKELNRVTIKNKYQLPRIDNLFDQLQGAQVFSKIDLRSGYHQLKIKAEDVPKTAFRTSGVY, encoded by the exons ATGGGGGTTGCACgtttgatggaagaggcgatgCGAATGCAGCCgaagattggatacaagacattgaagaaatatttagtGTTGAGTGCACCGATCAGCAAAAAGTCCG aattagtgcACAAGGCGTTGCTAGTTGAGCAGAATCTCaagaggggtgctgaattgcaagaacagaggaagagagctgCTCCACAAGGATTCCCTAGTTCGGATCAAGG AAAGGAAGTGggatcatgtttcaaatgcgGTAAGGATGGGCACTTCATTAGAGAATGTCCATTGCTTACGGAGAACAACAGAAGGCCCAACCCACCTCAAAACTTTAGGCCGAATAACCAAGGCAACAATCAGCAGAGGACTGTACCGGCACGAGTGTTTGCTTTGACACCGGGAGAAGCTGAGAACAAggatgatgtcataacaa GAATTATTCTCTTATTTCTCAATAAGACTACtattttatttgactcgggggcTACCCACTCCTTTATTTCAATGGATTATGTTAAGTTGTGCCCCATTGATGCTGATGAGATGGACTACAATTTGAGGGTCTCAACCCCAACTGGTGATATAGTGACTTGTGACAAGATTATACTCAAGTGTCCAATAACTATTAGCGGGAAGGAAATGCTAGCTAACCTGTTAGTCTTTCCTatgattgggtttgat GTTGACAAGTTATTACGTGATGGGTGTCAAGGGTATTTGGCTTTTGTGGTGGatgaaccaaaggaagaattgaAAGTAGAAGAGATTCCTATTGTGAGAGAATATCTAGAAGTTTTTACTGAAGATTTGTCTGGATTACCGCCTGAgtgggaggtagagtttgctattgaattagCCCTAGGCATGGCGCCTCTTTCCAAAGCCCCTTATCAAATGGCGCCATCAGAGTTAGCCGAGCTCAAAGAACAGTTGCAAGACTTATTAGATAAAG actacAAGGAACTGAAtcgagtgaccataaagaataaatatcagCTACCCCGCATcgataatttatttgatcaattGCAAGGTGCGCAAGTATTCTCTAAGATTGATCTCAGATCGGgttatcatcaattaaagatCAAGGCGGAGGATGTGCCTAAGACAGCTTTCAGGACCAG tggtgtttATTGA